From a single Accipiter gentilis chromosome 8, bAccGen1.1, whole genome shotgun sequence genomic region:
- the TMPRSS9 gene encoding transmembrane protease serine 9 isoform X3 codes for MDQIKAVLGTQSRGLRASCWKVTIAAAVVGGVTALYLGILLACHPAGETSFEHTVELQGIAFNSSLQVENSDYYRVLTPALERLFLSSFRDSQLDWSCTGCTILGYSRSGNSSVIVHFRLRFAPQVSQPLSSTMEKEALRHGLAAALHKQGLSLAAYGTISSASLTGPSEVSPYRPGLKSDCGSRPAMQTASRIVGGSEASRGEFPWQVSLRENNEHFCGAAILTEKWLVSAAHCFTEFQDPAMWAAYTGTTSLRGSDSSTVKMDIARIIPHPSYNPDTADYDVAVLELKRPVTFTTYIQPVCLPDAGHHFPTSKKCLISGWGYLKEDFLVKPEFLQKATVELLDQTLCSSLYSHVLTDRMMCAGYLEGKIDSCQGDSGGPLVCQEPSGKFFLAGIVSWGIGCAEARRPGVYTRVTKLRNWILDAISAFPTSIARTVPIKHTSTNNNMVSSEKINTTTTGAIHTTSPAPAASNPVTASRPQECGGRPGFSKPSKIVGGTDASRGEIPWQVSLKEDSIHFCGATVIGDRWLLSAAHCFNETNPEEIEAHVGTTSLNGTDGNAVKVNVTRVIQHPLFDPFILDFDVAILELARPLVFSKYIQPVCLPLAVQKFPVGKKCIISGWGNLQEGNVTKPEILQKASVGIIDQKTCNFLYNFSLTDRMICAGFLEGKIDSCQGDSGGPLACEMTPGVFYLAGIVSWGIGCAQATKPGVYSRITKLKDWILDTISQLPSPGTGTPSSSAITRTSTAAILTRQPSTTPASPFNRTTLGMKTITTMKETSTALETTEPAKSTQTPVVPCTSFTFKCSSKVCIGKENPECDGIVDCSNGFDEHNCDCGLTTALAFSKIVGGSTAARGEWPWQVSLWLRQKEHKCGAVLIADRWLLSAAHCFDIYSDPKMWVAFLGTLFLSGIDGKMEKIFRIYKHPFYNVYSLDYDVALLELNMPIKFSNTIKPICLPDNSHIFHEGARCFITGWGSTKEGGVMSKHLQKAAVNIIGDQACKKFYPVQISSRMVCAGFPHGTVDSCSGDAGGPLACKEPSGKWFLAGITSWGYGCARPYFPGVYTKVTAVQGWIAQNLKH; via the exons ATGGACCAGATAAAGGCAGTGCTAGGCACCCAGAGTAGAGGACTGAGGGCCAGCTGCTGGAAGGTAACCATTGCTGCTGCCGTGGTGGGCGGCGTGACAGCTCTCTACCTGGGGATCCTGCTGG CCTGTCATCCTGCGGGAGAGACCAGCTTTGAGCACACAGTGGAGCTGCAAGGAATTGCATTCAATAGCAGCTTACAGGTGGAGAACTCGGATTACTACAGGGTGCTGACGCCTGCTCTTGAGAGGCTG TTTCTGTCCAGTTTCCGGGACTCCCAGCTGGACTGGAGCTGCACTGGTTGCACCATTCTGGGCTACAG CAGGAGTGGAAATTCAAGCGTGATCGTCCACTTTCGCCTCCGCTTTGCCCCCCAGGTTTCCCAGCCCCTGAGCTCTACCATGGAGAAGGAAGCGCTCAGGCACGGGCTGGCAGCTGCCCTGCACAAGCAGGGTCTCTCCCTGGCTGCCTACGGGACGATATCCTCAGCTTCTCTTACAG GTCCCAGTGAGGTTTCTCCCTACAGACCTGGACTGAAATCAG ACTGCGGGAGCCGCCCTGCCATGCAGACTGCCAGCAGGATAGTTGGAGGCTCAGAGGCATCCAGAGGGGAGTTCCCATGGCAAGTCAGCCTGCGAGAGAACAACGAGCACTTCTGCGGTGCTGCAATCCTCACAGAGAAGTGGCTGGTGTCTGCCGCTCACTGCTTTACTGA GTTTCAGGACCCAGCCATGTGGGCAGCTTACACGGGGACCACCTCCCTCAGAGGCTCAGACAGCAGCACGGTGAAAATGGACATCGCGCGCATCATCCCACACCCCTCCTACAATCCCGACACAGCTGACTATGATGTGGCCGTGCTGGAGCTGAAGAGACCTGTGACCTTCACTACGTACATCCAGCCCGTGTGCCTGCCAGATGCTGGGCATCACTTCCCCACCAGCAAGAAGTGCCTTATCTCTGGCTGGGGCTACCTCAAGGAGGATTTCT TGGTGAAACCTGAGTTCCTGCAGAAAGCAACGGTGGAGCTGCTGGACCAGACGCTGTGCTCCAGCCTCTACAGCCATGTCCTCACAGACAGGATGATGTGTGCTGGCTACCTGGAGGGGAAAATCGACTCCTGCCAG GGAGACTCTGGTGGGCCCCTGGTTTGCCAAGAACCATCCGGCAAGTTTTTCCTGGCAGGAATTGTGAGTTGGGGAATTGGATGTGCTGAAGCCAGGCGGCCCGGGGTTTACACACGTGTTACCAAACTCAGAAACTGGATCTTGGATGCTATTTCTGCCTTCCCCACCTCCATAGCCCGTACTGTCCCTATAAAACACACCAGTACTAACAACAACATGGTCAGCTCTGAAAAGATAAACACCACCACTACCGGAGCAATCCACACCACTTcaccagccccagctgccagcaACCCAGTGACTGCATCAAGACCACAAG AGTGCGGAGGACGACCTGGGTTCTCTAAACCCAGCAAGATCGTGGGAGGAACAGATGCTTCCAGAGGAGAGATCCCCTGGCAAGTCAGCCTGAAAGAAGACTCAATCCATTTCTGTGGAGCCACCGTCATTGGGGACCGCTGGCTGCTGTCAGCAGCTCACTGCTTCAATGA AACAAATCCAGAAGAGATCGAAGCCCATGTGGGAACAACATCACTAAATGGAACAGATGGGAATGCAGTGAAAGTCAATGTAACAAGAGTGATCCAGCATCCCCTCTTCGACCCTTTTATTCTGGACTTTGATGTGGCTATACTTGAGCTGGCAAGACCTCTTGTCTTCAGCAAATACATCCAGCCTGTCTGTCTCCCACTTGCTGTGCAGAAGTTTCCTGTTGGCAAGAAATGCATAATTTCTGGGTGGGGTAACCTCCAAGAAGGGAACG TCACCAAGCCTGAGATCCTACAGAAAGCCTCTGTGGGCATCATAGACCAGAAGACCTGCAACTTCCTCTACAACTTCTCCCTCACTGACCGAATGATCTGTGCTGGCTTCCTAGAGGGGAAGATAGACTCATGCCAG ggagattCAGGTGGACCCTTGGCCTGTGAGATGACCCCAGGAGTGTTTTATCTGGCTGGCATCGTGAGCTGGGGAATTGGTTGCGCCCAGGCTACGAAACCTGGTGTGTACTCCAGAATTACCAAACTCAAAGACTGGATCCTGGATACCATCTCACAGTTGCCCAGTCCTGGCACAGGCACCCCTTCCAGTTCAGCCATCACGAGAACTTCTACTGCAGCCATTCTTACTCGCCAGCCCAGCACAACACCTGCGAGTCCATTCAACAGAACCACGCTGGGGATGAAGACAATCACAACCATGAAAGAAACCTCCACAGCTCTGGAAACCACTGAGCCTGCCAAGTCCACCCAAACCCCAG TGGTGCCTTGTACTAGCTTCACCTTCAAGTGTTCCAGCAAGGTCtgtattggaaaagaaaatcctgaatgTGATGGCATTGTTGACTGCAGCAACGGCTTTGATGAGCACAACTGCG ACTGTGGCTTAACAACTGCTCTGGCCTTCAGCAAGATCGTGGGTGGCAGCACTGCGGCTCGAGGAGAATGGCCCTGGCAAGTCAGTCTCTGGCTTCGGCAGAAGGAGCACAAGTGTGGGGCTGTCCTCATTGCTGACCGAtggctgctctctgcagctcaCTGCTTCGATAT TTACAGTGACCCCAAAATGTGGGTGGCCTTTCTAGGAACACTATTCCTGAGTGGCATCGAtggcaaaatggagaaaatattcCGTATCTACAAGCACCCTTTTTACAACGTCTATAGCCTGGACTACGATGTGGCACTGCTAGAGCTGAACATGCCCATCAAGTTCAGCAACACGATCAAACCTATATGTCTCCCAGACAATTCACACATCTTCCACGAAGGAGCCAGATGCTTCATCACAGGCTGGGGCTCCACGAAGGAAGGAG GTGTCATGTCAAAGCATctgcaaaaagcagcagtgaaCATCATCGGAGACCAGGCCTGCAAAAAGTTCTACCCTGTCCAGATCAGCAGCAGGATGGTGTGTGCCGGTTTCCCACATGGCACTGTCGACAGTTGTTCA gGTGATGCAGGTGGGCCCCTGGCATGTAAAGAACCCTCAGGAAAGTGGTTTCTAGCAGGAATCACAAGCTGGGGCTATGGCTGTGCCAGGCCATACTTCCCTGGTGTCTACACCAAAGTCACAGCTGTCCAAGGCTGGATTGCACAGAACCTCAAGCACTGA
- the TMPRSS9 gene encoding transmembrane protease serine 9 isoform X1, translated as MAMGHPQGSQGWSGTVKILRPGGSKGHDETHVPKRAARKAGSSHGPKPPCVLCAPDRHLPSLAACHPAGETSFEHTVELQGIAFNSSLQVENSDYYRVLTPALERLFLSSFRDSQLDWSCTGCTILGYSRSGNSSVIVHFRLRFAPQVSQPLSSTMEKEALRHGLAAALHKQGLSLAAYGTISSASLTGPSEVSPYRPGLKSDCGSRPAMQTASRIVGGSEASRGEFPWQVSLRENNEHFCGAAILTEKWLVSAAHCFTEFQDPAMWAAYTGTTSLRGSDSSTVKMDIARIIPHPSYNPDTADYDVAVLELKRPVTFTTYIQPVCLPDAGHHFPTSKKCLISGWGYLKEDFLVKPEFLQKATVELLDQTLCSSLYSHVLTDRMMCAGYLEGKIDSCQGDSGGPLVCQEPSGKFFLAGIVSWGIGCAEARRPGVYTRVTKLRNWILDAISAFPTSIARTVPIKHTSTNNNMVSSEKINTTTTGAIHTTSPAPAASNPVTASRPQECGGRPGFSKPSKIVGGTDASRGEIPWQVSLKEDSIHFCGATVIGDRWLLSAAHCFNETNPEEIEAHVGTTSLNGTDGNAVKVNVTRVIQHPLFDPFILDFDVAILELARPLVFSKYIQPVCLPLAVQKFPVGKKCIISGWGNLQEGNVTKPEILQKASVGIIDQKTCNFLYNFSLTDRMICAGFLEGKIDSCQGDSGGPLACEMTPGVFYLAGIVSWGIGCAQATKPGVYSRITKLKDWILDTISQLPSPGTGTPSSSAITRTSTAAILTRQPSTTPASPFNRTTLGMKTITTMKETSTALETTEPAKSTQTPVVPCTSFTFKCSSKVCIGKENPECDGIVDCSNGFDEHNCDCGLTTALAFSKIVGGSTAARGEWPWQVSLWLRQKEHKCGAVLIADRWLLSAAHCFDIYSDPKMWVAFLGTLFLSGIDGKMEKIFRIYKHPFYNVYSLDYDVALLELNMPIKFSNTIKPICLPDNSHIFHEGARCFITGWGSTKEGGVMSKHLQKAAVNIIGDQACKKFYPVQISSRMVCAGFPHGTVDSCSGDAGGPLACKEPSGKWFLAGITSWGYGCARPYFPGVYTKVTAVQGWIAQNLKH; from the exons ATGGCCATGGGGCACCCCCAAGGCAGCCAGGGGTGGTCAGGGACAGTCAAGATACTCAGACCAGGGGGGTCTAAGGGACATGATGAGACCCATGTTCCAAAGCGAGCAGCGAGGAAAGCTGGGTCCAGCCATGGCCCCAAACCTCCCTGTGTCCTTTGTGCCCCTGACAGACACCTTCCCTCTCTGGCAGCCTGTCATCCTGCGGGAGAGACCAGCTTTGAGCACACAGTGGAGCTGCAAGGAATTGCATTCAATAGCAGCTTACAGGTGGAGAACTCGGATTACTACAGGGTGCTGACGCCTGCTCTTGAGAGGCTG TTTCTGTCCAGTTTCCGGGACTCCCAGCTGGACTGGAGCTGCACTGGTTGCACCATTCTGGGCTACAG CAGGAGTGGAAATTCAAGCGTGATCGTCCACTTTCGCCTCCGCTTTGCCCCCCAGGTTTCCCAGCCCCTGAGCTCTACCATGGAGAAGGAAGCGCTCAGGCACGGGCTGGCAGCTGCCCTGCACAAGCAGGGTCTCTCCCTGGCTGCCTACGGGACGATATCCTCAGCTTCTCTTACAG GTCCCAGTGAGGTTTCTCCCTACAGACCTGGACTGAAATCAG ACTGCGGGAGCCGCCCTGCCATGCAGACTGCCAGCAGGATAGTTGGAGGCTCAGAGGCATCCAGAGGGGAGTTCCCATGGCAAGTCAGCCTGCGAGAGAACAACGAGCACTTCTGCGGTGCTGCAATCCTCACAGAGAAGTGGCTGGTGTCTGCCGCTCACTGCTTTACTGA GTTTCAGGACCCAGCCATGTGGGCAGCTTACACGGGGACCACCTCCCTCAGAGGCTCAGACAGCAGCACGGTGAAAATGGACATCGCGCGCATCATCCCACACCCCTCCTACAATCCCGACACAGCTGACTATGATGTGGCCGTGCTGGAGCTGAAGAGACCTGTGACCTTCACTACGTACATCCAGCCCGTGTGCCTGCCAGATGCTGGGCATCACTTCCCCACCAGCAAGAAGTGCCTTATCTCTGGCTGGGGCTACCTCAAGGAGGATTTCT TGGTGAAACCTGAGTTCCTGCAGAAAGCAACGGTGGAGCTGCTGGACCAGACGCTGTGCTCCAGCCTCTACAGCCATGTCCTCACAGACAGGATGATGTGTGCTGGCTACCTGGAGGGGAAAATCGACTCCTGCCAG GGAGACTCTGGTGGGCCCCTGGTTTGCCAAGAACCATCCGGCAAGTTTTTCCTGGCAGGAATTGTGAGTTGGGGAATTGGATGTGCTGAAGCCAGGCGGCCCGGGGTTTACACACGTGTTACCAAACTCAGAAACTGGATCTTGGATGCTATTTCTGCCTTCCCCACCTCCATAGCCCGTACTGTCCCTATAAAACACACCAGTACTAACAACAACATGGTCAGCTCTGAAAAGATAAACACCACCACTACCGGAGCAATCCACACCACTTcaccagccccagctgccagcaACCCAGTGACTGCATCAAGACCACAAG AGTGCGGAGGACGACCTGGGTTCTCTAAACCCAGCAAGATCGTGGGAGGAACAGATGCTTCCAGAGGAGAGATCCCCTGGCAAGTCAGCCTGAAAGAAGACTCAATCCATTTCTGTGGAGCCACCGTCATTGGGGACCGCTGGCTGCTGTCAGCAGCTCACTGCTTCAATGA AACAAATCCAGAAGAGATCGAAGCCCATGTGGGAACAACATCACTAAATGGAACAGATGGGAATGCAGTGAAAGTCAATGTAACAAGAGTGATCCAGCATCCCCTCTTCGACCCTTTTATTCTGGACTTTGATGTGGCTATACTTGAGCTGGCAAGACCTCTTGTCTTCAGCAAATACATCCAGCCTGTCTGTCTCCCACTTGCTGTGCAGAAGTTTCCTGTTGGCAAGAAATGCATAATTTCTGGGTGGGGTAACCTCCAAGAAGGGAACG TCACCAAGCCTGAGATCCTACAGAAAGCCTCTGTGGGCATCATAGACCAGAAGACCTGCAACTTCCTCTACAACTTCTCCCTCACTGACCGAATGATCTGTGCTGGCTTCCTAGAGGGGAAGATAGACTCATGCCAG ggagattCAGGTGGACCCTTGGCCTGTGAGATGACCCCAGGAGTGTTTTATCTGGCTGGCATCGTGAGCTGGGGAATTGGTTGCGCCCAGGCTACGAAACCTGGTGTGTACTCCAGAATTACCAAACTCAAAGACTGGATCCTGGATACCATCTCACAGTTGCCCAGTCCTGGCACAGGCACCCCTTCCAGTTCAGCCATCACGAGAACTTCTACTGCAGCCATTCTTACTCGCCAGCCCAGCACAACACCTGCGAGTCCATTCAACAGAACCACGCTGGGGATGAAGACAATCACAACCATGAAAGAAACCTCCACAGCTCTGGAAACCACTGAGCCTGCCAAGTCCACCCAAACCCCAG TGGTGCCTTGTACTAGCTTCACCTTCAAGTGTTCCAGCAAGGTCtgtattggaaaagaaaatcctgaatgTGATGGCATTGTTGACTGCAGCAACGGCTTTGATGAGCACAACTGCG ACTGTGGCTTAACAACTGCTCTGGCCTTCAGCAAGATCGTGGGTGGCAGCACTGCGGCTCGAGGAGAATGGCCCTGGCAAGTCAGTCTCTGGCTTCGGCAGAAGGAGCACAAGTGTGGGGCTGTCCTCATTGCTGACCGAtggctgctctctgcagctcaCTGCTTCGATAT TTACAGTGACCCCAAAATGTGGGTGGCCTTTCTAGGAACACTATTCCTGAGTGGCATCGAtggcaaaatggagaaaatattcCGTATCTACAAGCACCCTTTTTACAACGTCTATAGCCTGGACTACGATGTGGCACTGCTAGAGCTGAACATGCCCATCAAGTTCAGCAACACGATCAAACCTATATGTCTCCCAGACAATTCACACATCTTCCACGAAGGAGCCAGATGCTTCATCACAGGCTGGGGCTCCACGAAGGAAGGAG GTGTCATGTCAAAGCATctgcaaaaagcagcagtgaaCATCATCGGAGACCAGGCCTGCAAAAAGTTCTACCCTGTCCAGATCAGCAGCAGGATGGTGTGTGCCGGTTTCCCACATGGCACTGTCGACAGTTGTTCA gGTGATGCAGGTGGGCCCCTGGCATGTAAAGAACCCTCAGGAAAGTGGTTTCTAGCAGGAATCACAAGCTGGGGCTATGGCTGTGCCAGGCCATACTTCCCTGGTGTCTACACCAAAGTCACAGCTGTCCAAGGCTGGATTGCACAGAACCTCAAGCACTGA
- the TMPRSS9 gene encoding transmembrane protease serine 9 isoform X2, whose amino-acid sequence MAMGHPQGSQGWSGTVKILRPGGSKGHDETHVPKRAARKAGSSHGPKPPCVLCAPDRHLPSLAACHPAGETSFEHTVELQGIAFNSSLQVENSDYYRVLTPALERLFLSSFRDSQLDWSCTGCTILGYRSGNSSVIVHFRLRFAPQVSQPLSSTMEKEALRHGLAAALHKQGLSLAAYGTISSASLTGPSEVSPYRPGLKSDCGSRPAMQTASRIVGGSEASRGEFPWQVSLRENNEHFCGAAILTEKWLVSAAHCFTEFQDPAMWAAYTGTTSLRGSDSSTVKMDIARIIPHPSYNPDTADYDVAVLELKRPVTFTTYIQPVCLPDAGHHFPTSKKCLISGWGYLKEDFLVKPEFLQKATVELLDQTLCSSLYSHVLTDRMMCAGYLEGKIDSCQGDSGGPLVCQEPSGKFFLAGIVSWGIGCAEARRPGVYTRVTKLRNWILDAISAFPTSIARTVPIKHTSTNNNMVSSEKINTTTTGAIHTTSPAPAASNPVTASRPQECGGRPGFSKPSKIVGGTDASRGEIPWQVSLKEDSIHFCGATVIGDRWLLSAAHCFNETNPEEIEAHVGTTSLNGTDGNAVKVNVTRVIQHPLFDPFILDFDVAILELARPLVFSKYIQPVCLPLAVQKFPVGKKCIISGWGNLQEGNVTKPEILQKASVGIIDQKTCNFLYNFSLTDRMICAGFLEGKIDSCQGDSGGPLACEMTPGVFYLAGIVSWGIGCAQATKPGVYSRITKLKDWILDTISQLPSPGTGTPSSSAITRTSTAAILTRQPSTTPASPFNRTTLGMKTITTMKETSTALETTEPAKSTQTPVVPCTSFTFKCSSKVCIGKENPECDGIVDCSNGFDEHNCDCGLTTALAFSKIVGGSTAARGEWPWQVSLWLRQKEHKCGAVLIADRWLLSAAHCFDIYSDPKMWVAFLGTLFLSGIDGKMEKIFRIYKHPFYNVYSLDYDVALLELNMPIKFSNTIKPICLPDNSHIFHEGARCFITGWGSTKEGGVMSKHLQKAAVNIIGDQACKKFYPVQISSRMVCAGFPHGTVDSCSGDAGGPLACKEPSGKWFLAGITSWGYGCARPYFPGVYTKVTAVQGWIAQNLKH is encoded by the exons ATGGCCATGGGGCACCCCCAAGGCAGCCAGGGGTGGTCAGGGACAGTCAAGATACTCAGACCAGGGGGGTCTAAGGGACATGATGAGACCCATGTTCCAAAGCGAGCAGCGAGGAAAGCTGGGTCCAGCCATGGCCCCAAACCTCCCTGTGTCCTTTGTGCCCCTGACAGACACCTTCCCTCTCTGGCAGCCTGTCATCCTGCGGGAGAGACCAGCTTTGAGCACACAGTGGAGCTGCAAGGAATTGCATTCAATAGCAGCTTACAGGTGGAGAACTCGGATTACTACAGGGTGCTGACGCCTGCTCTTGAGAGGCTG TTTCTGTCCAGTTTCCGGGACTCCCAGCTGGACTGGAGCTGCACTGGTTGCACCATTCTGGGCTACAG GAGTGGAAATTCAAGCGTGATCGTCCACTTTCGCCTCCGCTTTGCCCCCCAGGTTTCCCAGCCCCTGAGCTCTACCATGGAGAAGGAAGCGCTCAGGCACGGGCTGGCAGCTGCCCTGCACAAGCAGGGTCTCTCCCTGGCTGCCTACGGGACGATATCCTCAGCTTCTCTTACAG GTCCCAGTGAGGTTTCTCCCTACAGACCTGGACTGAAATCAG ACTGCGGGAGCCGCCCTGCCATGCAGACTGCCAGCAGGATAGTTGGAGGCTCAGAGGCATCCAGAGGGGAGTTCCCATGGCAAGTCAGCCTGCGAGAGAACAACGAGCACTTCTGCGGTGCTGCAATCCTCACAGAGAAGTGGCTGGTGTCTGCCGCTCACTGCTTTACTGA GTTTCAGGACCCAGCCATGTGGGCAGCTTACACGGGGACCACCTCCCTCAGAGGCTCAGACAGCAGCACGGTGAAAATGGACATCGCGCGCATCATCCCACACCCCTCCTACAATCCCGACACAGCTGACTATGATGTGGCCGTGCTGGAGCTGAAGAGACCTGTGACCTTCACTACGTACATCCAGCCCGTGTGCCTGCCAGATGCTGGGCATCACTTCCCCACCAGCAAGAAGTGCCTTATCTCTGGCTGGGGCTACCTCAAGGAGGATTTCT TGGTGAAACCTGAGTTCCTGCAGAAAGCAACGGTGGAGCTGCTGGACCAGACGCTGTGCTCCAGCCTCTACAGCCATGTCCTCACAGACAGGATGATGTGTGCTGGCTACCTGGAGGGGAAAATCGACTCCTGCCAG GGAGACTCTGGTGGGCCCCTGGTTTGCCAAGAACCATCCGGCAAGTTTTTCCTGGCAGGAATTGTGAGTTGGGGAATTGGATGTGCTGAAGCCAGGCGGCCCGGGGTTTACACACGTGTTACCAAACTCAGAAACTGGATCTTGGATGCTATTTCTGCCTTCCCCACCTCCATAGCCCGTACTGTCCCTATAAAACACACCAGTACTAACAACAACATGGTCAGCTCTGAAAAGATAAACACCACCACTACCGGAGCAATCCACACCACTTcaccagccccagctgccagcaACCCAGTGACTGCATCAAGACCACAAG AGTGCGGAGGACGACCTGGGTTCTCTAAACCCAGCAAGATCGTGGGAGGAACAGATGCTTCCAGAGGAGAGATCCCCTGGCAAGTCAGCCTGAAAGAAGACTCAATCCATTTCTGTGGAGCCACCGTCATTGGGGACCGCTGGCTGCTGTCAGCAGCTCACTGCTTCAATGA AACAAATCCAGAAGAGATCGAAGCCCATGTGGGAACAACATCACTAAATGGAACAGATGGGAATGCAGTGAAAGTCAATGTAACAAGAGTGATCCAGCATCCCCTCTTCGACCCTTTTATTCTGGACTTTGATGTGGCTATACTTGAGCTGGCAAGACCTCTTGTCTTCAGCAAATACATCCAGCCTGTCTGTCTCCCACTTGCTGTGCAGAAGTTTCCTGTTGGCAAGAAATGCATAATTTCTGGGTGGGGTAACCTCCAAGAAGGGAACG TCACCAAGCCTGAGATCCTACAGAAAGCCTCTGTGGGCATCATAGACCAGAAGACCTGCAACTTCCTCTACAACTTCTCCCTCACTGACCGAATGATCTGTGCTGGCTTCCTAGAGGGGAAGATAGACTCATGCCAG ggagattCAGGTGGACCCTTGGCCTGTGAGATGACCCCAGGAGTGTTTTATCTGGCTGGCATCGTGAGCTGGGGAATTGGTTGCGCCCAGGCTACGAAACCTGGTGTGTACTCCAGAATTACCAAACTCAAAGACTGGATCCTGGATACCATCTCACAGTTGCCCAGTCCTGGCACAGGCACCCCTTCCAGTTCAGCCATCACGAGAACTTCTACTGCAGCCATTCTTACTCGCCAGCCCAGCACAACACCTGCGAGTCCATTCAACAGAACCACGCTGGGGATGAAGACAATCACAACCATGAAAGAAACCTCCACAGCTCTGGAAACCACTGAGCCTGCCAAGTCCACCCAAACCCCAG TGGTGCCTTGTACTAGCTTCACCTTCAAGTGTTCCAGCAAGGTCtgtattggaaaagaaaatcctgaatgTGATGGCATTGTTGACTGCAGCAACGGCTTTGATGAGCACAACTGCG ACTGTGGCTTAACAACTGCTCTGGCCTTCAGCAAGATCGTGGGTGGCAGCACTGCGGCTCGAGGAGAATGGCCCTGGCAAGTCAGTCTCTGGCTTCGGCAGAAGGAGCACAAGTGTGGGGCTGTCCTCATTGCTGACCGAtggctgctctctgcagctcaCTGCTTCGATAT TTACAGTGACCCCAAAATGTGGGTGGCCTTTCTAGGAACACTATTCCTGAGTGGCATCGAtggcaaaatggagaaaatattcCGTATCTACAAGCACCCTTTTTACAACGTCTATAGCCTGGACTACGATGTGGCACTGCTAGAGCTGAACATGCCCATCAAGTTCAGCAACACGATCAAACCTATATGTCTCCCAGACAATTCACACATCTTCCACGAAGGAGCCAGATGCTTCATCACAGGCTGGGGCTCCACGAAGGAAGGAG GTGTCATGTCAAAGCATctgcaaaaagcagcagtgaaCATCATCGGAGACCAGGCCTGCAAAAAGTTCTACCCTGTCCAGATCAGCAGCAGGATGGTGTGTGCCGGTTTCCCACATGGCACTGTCGACAGTTGTTCA gGTGATGCAGGTGGGCCCCTGGCATGTAAAGAACCCTCAGGAAAGTGGTTTCTAGCAGGAATCACAAGCTGGGGCTATGGCTGTGCCAGGCCATACTTCCCTGGTGTCTACACCAAAGTCACAGCTGTCCAAGGCTGGATTGCACAGAACCTCAAGCACTGA
- the TIMM13 gene encoding mitochondrial import inner membrane translocase subunit Tim13, with protein sequence MESGFGSDFGSDFGSGGGGGGKLDPGLIMEQVKVQIAVANAQELLQRMTDKCFRKCIGKPGGALDNSEQKCIAMCMDRYMDAWNTVSRAYNSRLQRERANM encoded by the exons ATGGAGAGCGGCTTCGGCTCCGACTTCGGCTCCGACTTCGGCTCCGGGGGTGGCGGTGGCGGGAAGCTGGACCCGGGGCTCATCATGGAGCAGGTGAAGGTGCAGATCGCCGTGGCCAACGCACAGGAGCTCTTGCAG CGCATGACGGACAAGTGCTTTCGGAAGTGCATCGGGAAGCCCGGCGGCGCGCTCGACAACTCGGAGCAG AAGTGCATCGCCATGTGCATGGACCGGTACATGGACGCCTGGAACACGGTTTCCCGAGCCTACAACTCTCGGCTGCAGCGGGAGAGAGCCAACATGTGA